From the Gadus chalcogrammus isolate NIFS_2021 chromosome 18, NIFS_Gcha_1.0, whole genome shotgun sequence genome, the window TTATGTCTTAAGCTTAGACACTTGGTGGTCTTTCTTTTAATGtccgcacttattgtatgttgtacatcctgacACTTAAATGTAGTACAGAActttgtgtagcgtcttatcctagctatctctgttgtaaacaggaatgggttaacctagcaattgttaatgcttgcacttgtttctatgaatatctttacCGTACCGATAGCGATATATTGGGAGTGGAGCCTCTATTCCTTAGCTGACCCTGGCAGCTAAGGAATAGAGGCTACAATCTGTCGGCAATAATCTCTCAATCTCTGTCGGCAACAATACCAGAATCAGAACGCTTCACCCTTTGCAAGGATGAAGCGTTCTGATTCTGGTGATTGTTGCCTACAGAGAGCGCTGCGGTTATCCAACCACTTAGAAGTCAACATGTTATTGATTCAGCGCTGGAAGGTGTGGAGAAGGCTTCCCAGAACACCTCCCCTGTGTTTACTGAGAACGGTTCATGCAAAACTTAATACTTTTGTTGTCGCTCCAATACTTACTCCATTTACACACAACTGGTTCTCAGCCTAAGCTCAGGGCTTGGACTCGGAGCACATGCTAAACGCCATGGGCTGAAGCTGCATTGGGCTGATCCTGTGTTTCTCCAGAGGTGAGCACGGACGAGGGCAGGCTTACCCCCGAGCCCGCGGACCCCGCGGACATCGAGGTGGACATCGCCTTCGAGCCGGACCACACCGACCTGGTGCTGTCGAGTGTGCCCGGTGGCGAGCTGTTTAACCCCCGCAAACACAAGTTCACAGACGAAGACCTCAAGCCCCAGCCCATGATCAAGAAGGCCAAGAAGGTGTTGGTTCCTGAGGAGAGGAAGGTGCGCTTGTGTTTTGGACACGGGAACACTCTCCTGTAGGAGTGAACCCacttggcaacacacacacaaacattccccTCAAGAGGAAGAGATGattatttgtatgtaaaaaCAAATTCAAGTCCAAATGAGACGTTAATATTCTAACATCGCAAGCATCCtttaattttaactctgatgtggtcacaatttaataaatataCTACCATTTACTCATTTTCTAAGAACTGTATGTGGCCTCCAGTGAATCCCGATCCAAGTCCTTAAGACGCAGCTAGTAGTAGGGCTTATTGACTCAGGACGCCTTTAGGTCGGGCTACAGATATGGGGGATCAAACCCGGTACACAGTGTAGTTGCTATGGGATCAAAAACACTAGACACGACACCATCCTACAAATAAATGCTCTGCTTATGAGCCTTTCAATATTGTTACGACCCAGAGGAAAGActgtaattattaattaattactcTGTAATTATTTCCCCTGTTTTCATTTGAACtgttaatccccccccccccccccccccccaggatgaGAAGTACTGGCATCGGAGGAGCAAGAACAACGTGGCAGCCAAGCGATCCCGCGACGCGCGGCGCCTGAAAGAGAACCAGATCACGGTGCGCGCTGCATTCCTGGAGCGCGAGAACTCGGTGCTGAGGTCGGAGGTCGTCGAGCTGCGGAAGGAGTGCGGGCGATACAAGACCACGGTGACGCGCTTCCAGGCCAAATACGGAGCCCTGTAAGAGACCCCGTCCGCCCTCCTCAAGACCCTGTCATGTACACGGGGCACAGGGCCGCCAATGTTGCACACGTGTTCACACGTGCTCAGACTAGTCTCCCACCATATTAAATAGTAtcgtttattttgttttataaaaGAAACCGCAGCCAGCTCAAAGGTCAATATTTTGTCACTGGTTGAAAACTATGAATGTCTTCCATGGTGGCTTCACTACAATAATGAGTAATGCTGTGATTAAGTTGTTTCTCAAATTGTGTGGCAAAGAGTGAAATGTTCATCTACATTTGTAATGGTAAATGAAGAAGATAGCCTAGATCTGATGAGGTTtattaaataaagaaaagggAAACTATAAGTAACAGCTTTTTGACCGCCCCTTTCTATCTAATATTTCTCACAGGTTTTAAGTGGACCTGTGGCAGAGCCCTTGGCCTAGGACTGATTAATTAATGTATTGTTTGCTGTTCAATTCAAATGATTAAATGGGGGTCATTCCTTTACATTGGACATTCAATTTTTTCTTGACCTGTCCCATTGTAGTTAAAGATGATCAAGTTGACTCAATAACCATGGAGGGAGGTAAGAGGGAAGAATGGTTGAAATGTTAACACTACCCAATTCAactttaaaaaaggaaatataGTAATGTTAAATGGAAATAGTAGAATTAAAGGAACATTGGTTGGTAGTTTGCCTTaacggaaaaaaacattcactCTAGACAACATTAGAGATGGAAAGATGGAAATTCGATTTATTAAAAAGTGTGGTTAATAATTACTGCTGATGCTGATGAAGTCACTGGGTCTACATCTTTATCAATTGTCCTAAATTGTGCATCTTCTTACCTGCCATATCACACCACATGGAGACTCAAATAATTTGTAATGACAACCTCAgttttaaagtgttttttttacccgCTCTTGacttatattaatatattaagaGGCAAGTTAGGTCCAAAGAGATATAACCTCACAACTCGAATAACTTGTCTTTATTCAGGAAACTTAACGGATAGGAATACACCCATATAAGCCTTGACAGTGAGTTCTAGTTAGTCTGGTCCAACACTAGGGTTTGTCATGCTTGAAACTGTCAACTCTATCCTGTATTGGTTATCTTGTCTAATGTTATATGTAGTATGTTTGCATGCCTTGTAAATAACTAGATATATAGTTTAAGGGTTGTGTTTCAGGGATACTTTTTAAATGTTGAAAGACTGCATAAATGGGATATTAGCCTTGCCTTTGGCATTAGTTAAAATGTATTGCCAGTCCAGCCTACAAAGTTAGATTAAAAGTACATTTTGTTTGATAACTGCTTAATAACACACATTTGCATTGATTTCGTATTTCTGGTTAGACTTGTATCAGGATCCTTTCAGGAAAAATGTGTATTTTCACTGTCAATGCAGTACTTGGTTTACAATACTCATGTATTTGATTGGAACTAAAATAAAGCCTATTTTGTTTTGGGCGATAGAACTCGGCCTCCATGAATTTTGTTATGCTACGCGACTACCTGGCCGGAAAAAAACACTGTCAAGCTGAATACACTTACGGCTTTGCCTCAACCCAGACAAAAATACCTTTGTATATGTAGTTTAACCAGTGGCAATACAAATCTTCATTTTCTTTAAGTTTGGACAAGTTGTGTGATAAGTAACTGCAATGTTCcaccatttaaaaacaaaaaagattgTTAAATTACCTATTACAATCAAATGCACATGCAAAGGATCCATTACATGTTTGCTCAGTTCCTACATTTAGACCTGCCCTTTCAATCCTATCATCTCCAACAAAGGATGGCATTTATAAGACCATGCAATGAGGGACATCCTCAACCAATCTTTTCACACCAGGGAGACAATTATCTTGCATATGGGTAACGTCCACATCCTCATGAGAATGTGAAAGATCACCATCTAGTGGTGTAAACTTGTATTAAACCACAAATGGACAGTTGGGATAAGGGCGAAAAAAACGCTGTGTTCCAACCAGGTGGTAGCCGTTTGACTGTTCAACCCTTAAATCATTAAGGGGGTTTATATTGCGCTTATATTTGTAAATACAGGATGCCAGAGGTAAAAGAACACAGAAACCATGTAAAAAGGGAGCTTTATTGATAAGCCAAAAAAAGTTTATTAAAAATAACTAgtttaccaaaaaaaacaaaaaacaaaacgccAACGGATCTTCACCTCTTCTTGAAACCATACTTCTTTCTCTCATAAAACAGATCTGTTTTTGAGCTGCCCAGGTTCACAATCTTGGGACAGCCGTCCCTCTGTAGACAAGAACAAGAAAGAAGTGTTCATGCATGTGACAGGGGTTCCTTTTCTTCTAAAATAACATTTAGGTAATAAACCAATTTGTACGCTATTACTAGTCTATTTTGACCTTAATTCCAGTGAATTCAAATGACTCAAACAGGTATAATTGATAAAATGTTTTCagtagagttgttccgataccgATGCCTAAATGGCAGTCGGGTATCGGCGAGCACGCCAGTCTATGCAGCATTCCGATACCATCACATGACTAATTTACTACACAGGCCAAGAACATCACAAACGCGTGCAGTGTTATGCTGAGGTCGTTAATAGTCGGAGGTTGAAAGTTGGAATGGGAAACTTATCATCTCCGGTATACATGCGTTCGAGCTATCAAGTCGGAAAAAAAATGGATGCTCATGCTTAACTAGAAGAATACAAacgtattattataattataaatgtaattCAATACAAGTGCTAttagtagttacaatgctagatgctgtatcggtaCGGTATatagtatcggccgatactcaaaTTCAGGAATCGGGAAGGAAAAATtgtatcggaacatctctagtCTTCAGTCTTGCATGAATATTTGATATATGAAATATTGTGAAAGCATACGTCTTTCTCCTGGATGGTGCATTCTTTACAGTAGTAGGCATCGGACACGCCGGGCCCTCCGCAGATCACGCATCGGCCCTGGTAGGAACCGTAGTTGCACTCGTCACAGATACGCACCAGTGTGCACGGCCTCACGTAGGAATCACATATGACACATTTACCATCACCTGCATGAGTAGGAGGAAATTAAACAAATCTATTAATGTATTGATCAAGTCTGAGAATAGACTGAAACAGTGTGAACAGTGAAAGACTGAACAATATGATTAGATGAACATATAGAGTACCTGGATTATATGGTGCAATCCATttttaacaaatacaatatGGTATGATTTAACCATAGTAATGACATGCAAAATAATACAGTACGTTTTTTGCTAGATCAAATTAATTCAAATCAATTTGGTGAATCTTTTTCTGTCCACCATCAAATTGTCACTGAAAATTCAAAAGATACTCACATTTTTCACACAGTCTTCCAATGGCTGAAAAGGACACAACGTAGCCATCAATAAACAGGTTTTCTATGCAAGGGAGCTAGTAGTTCCCATACTGTAATGACTATAGTAGTTTAACATTTAATGCATTGAATTTGATTAGCATAACATCAGCATATGGGCTAATAAAAACATGCCGAATCAAGCAAAGGCAAATATTTCATTGGTATATTTAATGAACAAGTTTTGCTGGTTAATAAGGATATCAATGAAATCCATGCTGTAACGTTAGCATGCTAGCCTGCTTGGAGACTTCCGAGCTACAGAAAACCAGATTGCAGTCCATGTTAATCCTGCTcgataaaaatagaaaatatatatcGTACTACATCAAACATACCAACACCGGCTTGTTTCCGACAAAAGATCAAATCTGGATGATGCTTTGCCATTATTGCCAAACGCAACCGGAGCGCCTTCGATTGTTTAACTTTGacctgtgttttcttcttcgTGTAGAACAGCCACGTCTTCTGCCTGAGTTGAAAACACCGCCCTCTGCTGCTCAAACCACTATTATTTGTTTAGGTATGTTTTTATATGCAGTATGTGTTGTATTTTTTGCTATTTTGCAAATCACCCATGCGTCTATTTTATGTTGGTTTGATATTTTAAGTTTAAAGTTAAATTATTTTGATTTAATCATATCATTTATAAACGGTATCATAACAAAGCTATACCTATGTACCTATATAattaaagttaaaaaaaaaagaccccgTCTATTTACAAAACACAGTAACCCATAAATAAAATCCAGAAACGTCATTAAATTTTGCATGGCTGACTACTATTTTGTTAACTTACAGATTTTAACATTTACCTTATCAGAACCAGAGCCATTTAGAGAGTATTCCCTATTATGAGTTTCTCTAAATAGCTCTGACCTGAACTTTTTTACTCTTCTCTAGTTCAGTCTGGTCCTTGTAGCTTACTAAAACGATTGAAAGATATATCTATCTTTACTACTATAATTATcgtgatattatgtataaaTACCCTACATCTAATCGTAAGTTTAAAATATAATCCTTATTCAAAAGTTATTATTACGTTACTAAACGATTATtactaaatacaaataataagtATTTACTGTCCTTCAATGACATGCGCCCCGTACTCCAAACAAAACCTGACGTCACTATTGTTCGACACATCTTTGTCAGTGAACAAAATGGCAACGTACTGTCTGACTGTCGCCCGGCTCCAGGTAAGCCTTAAAAAATCCATAACAGTCTATATTTAAAGATGCATGAGAGTCGAATTAACCTTTAATATGGTTTTAGACATGGTAGTCGTTGGTAGGATAGTTTTATTCGATAACCGGGCAGTTTGAACTGTTGCTTGTCGCCCGGCCAGGTCATCGTGCCCCTCGCTCAGCCAGAAGTACACTGCGGGGGTCAACTTTATCATTTACGTTACTTCACATATAACGACCAGATTTCTAATTCCTAAACCTGTCACTGTGATGGACTATGTCCACAAATGGCAACGTAATATTTACTACAAATGGTACATATAGAAATATGATATTTGATAGCAAGGTTAACACAAGGTTAGTGCGTACATCTAGCAGGGCTGTCACTGACAGCCCGAGTCATTTGTCCAAGAATACATCTCCCAGGGTCATAACAAGTGTTTCTTAATCTtagtcattttatttttattgatatttagGAAAAATCGTTTGTCATGAGATCTGTCTTTAATCGCACAAGCTATTTTGACAATCAAGTGAAAAGCAGCAGGGGACTATAATCTAACATTAGGACGTTATGTAAGgtatttaatgtattttctaACGGATAAGGAAAATACCGTTATTTAAACCTCTGCTGTGGAGTTGTGAGGAACCGCTCCTTCTTTGTAATTGCCTCCCATTTTGAGGGACTGGCCACTGGAGATTCAGCTGTTCAGTTAAATGCCATTTCCCACAGCATTTCTCCCCAACCTCTTTcctttatttctacaattttcgttgaacaattttattttttaaagtattCTTTGGACAGTGTGTTTACCATTCTACCCTCTACCTTCCTCCATGTTTATTTACTCAACTTGATCTTCTCAAACCCCCCTCTGACCACAAAGTGACGTGTCTTTCTTTACTTTGTTTTGCCCTTTTCAGCTGGCCTTGGGCCAGGGGGCACGCCGCATGCATGTGTCTGCTGCATTTAGTGCCAAGGCCAAAGTGTCAATGAGCCGCTTCGAGACCACCTCCTACGTCAACTACGAGAAACTCCAATCAAACATTGACATTGTTCGCAAAAGGTCAATACCAGGCTGCAGTATATGCTTTTATATGCAGTATATTTTTTATCATGCCTTCTGGCAGACATCATTTCTTGATGTACATTACATTGATTGCACCTATTCAAGTTTGATTAGTTTGACTTGACACCCAAAGTGGAAAAAAACATCTTCACAATTCAGACTTGGCATATGGGCCTAAATATGGCTGTATCTTTTTTACATCTCCAGACTCAACCGACCCCTTACTCTGTCCGAGAAGATTGTGTATGGTCACCTGGATGACCCCCACAACCAGGACATCGACCGCGGGCGCACGTACCTGAGGCTGCGGCCTGACCGTGTGGCCATGCAGGACGCCACCGCCCAGATGGCCATGCTGCAGTTCATCAGCAGCGGGCTGCCCCGCGTGGCAGTGCCCTCCACCATCCACTGTGACCACCTGATCGAGGCCGCTACTGGAGGGCCCGAGGACCTCGCCAAGGCAAAGGTGAGCTCAGCCCACGATCCTGCCCTGCAGGCAGGTCGGCCACTTCCATCCTGATTCAAGGAAAGAagccttaaaggggtagttcggaattttggacataggacctgattccgaagtgagcattggtattctatatcactggagacagttttcaacacatttcattcagtccttctagttgcagagttcgctcgtgctaggctagcgcaagtcaacgggcaatgctagcctgctattaaaaacagtcgtacccactccacagtacacccgaggtaaatcaattataacgacagactatacatctaaatgtctgtttatagaataatgttagaaataaaaccaaccttgcattgcattgcattttgagggaattgcggggtctcagcagcagtgtttatattcctgtacgtaggctacggcagcggcggactgatacctaggttacctgccgctgtcattgctacaaacgcagagtacagtgaacgaaggaattctacaagcgtattaaattaacaagatatggccacgtttggaggagttagcgatgcatctgcttttgaagacgattatgaggaatttgttgtatccaacgaaccgtacatgtacgagccggtgttttgatgtcaaagccagcagcaacaagccacagttgagtcctttctggatctcgcactggaaattggtggaaactttgtggtgcgcatctgtaccgtttatttctacaatttctaaaagcacactgaaccatcatgttgcctagtcgttcaattgcgcttctgtcccacgcttctctgtttacgttcttctgtcgtgattcggttacaaacataaccagcgcatagtagaattccgcttctgctgagaaagtagtccctcgatgattcatgcgatgcatggttagttttatttctaacattattctatcaacacagacatttaaatctatagtctggcgttataattgatttacctcgggtgtactgtggagtgggtaagactgtttttaatagcaggctagcattgcccgttgacttgcgctagcctagcacgagcgaactctgcaactagaaggactgaatgaaatgtgttaaactgtctccagtgatctagaataccaatgctcacttcggaatcaggccctatgtccaaaattccgaactacccctttaagcctCGTCCTACATGCTGTATGTTATACTGAGCTATCTCTTTTTTGCACATTCACAGGATGTTAACTTGGAAGTCTACAACTTTTTGGCCAGCGCCGGTGCCAAGTATGGAGTCGGCTTCTGGAAACCCGGTTCTGGAATCATCCATCAGGTAGGTCAGCTCTTGGGTCtcttataaaaatatatatatatatcagcttCACCACAGCGATTTAAATGGTGATAACCCCCGTCTGTCTTCTGTCCAGATCATCCTGGAGAACTACGCCTACCCGGGTGTATTGCTGATCGGGACCGACTCCCACACACCCAACGGTGGGGGCCTGGGGTCCATCTGCATCGGCGTGGGAGGGGCCGACGCCGTCGACGTCATGGCTGGGATCCCCTGGGAGCTCAAGTGTCCTAATGTACGTGGCAGCACTCCTCTGTTACCCTAAACCTTCTCTAACCCTAGCTGTCTTGACTAATTGGTCTGTTGTCCCTCTTCATTTAAACATAATCACAACAATTGTGGTTGTCTACATGAAGATGCTGCATTTAAGGTGTACAGTCAATCATGATGGCAAAGATGGTACATGagaaaaaagtaaataaaaagccCTTCAATGTAAATCTATTTTTATGTAACTTGTTGAA encodes:
- the tefa gene encoding TEF transcription factor, PAR bZIP family member a isoform X2, translating into MSFKTLFDFPFTIPAFPDNDSDKDKLRLDDNLEMGGIDIGPSAALTPAIWDKTIPYDGENFHLEYMDLEEFLLENGIANAAAALDDSDMGSSGECSPKKALKGQAAVTPKCPSSPATLLPITALDQSEEVVGTSELAVESEICIEVSTDEGRLTPEPADPADIEVDIAFEPDHTDLVLSSVPGGELFNPRKHKFTDEDLKPQPMIKKAKKVLVPEERKDEKYWHRRSKNNVAAKRSRDARRLKENQITVRAAFLERENSVLRSEVVELRKECGRYKTTVTRFQAKYGALF
- the tefa gene encoding TEF transcription factor, PAR bZIP family member a isoform X3 — its product is MSFKTLFDFPFTIPAFPDNDSDKDKLRLDDNLEMGGIDIGPSAALTPAIWDKTIPYDGENFHLEYMDLEEFLLENGIANAAAALDDSDMGSSGECSPKKALKGQAAVTPKCPSSPATLLPITALDQSEEVVGTSELAVESEICIEVSTDEGRLTPEPADPADIEVDIAFEPDHTDLVLSSVPGGELFNPRKHKFTDEDLKPQPMIKKAKKVLVPEERKDEKYWHRRSKNNVAAKRSRDARRLKENQITVRAAFLERENSVLRSEVVELRKECGRYKTTVTRFQAKYGAL
- the phf5a gene encoding PHD finger-like domain-containing protein 5A, which encodes MAKHHPDLIFCRKQAGVAIGRLCEKCDGKCVICDSYVRPCTLVRICDECNYGSYQGRCVICGGPGVSDAYYCKECTIQEKDRDGCPKIVNLGSSKTDLFYERKKYGFKKR